In one Bradysia coprophila strain Holo2 unplaced genomic scaffold, BU_Bcop_v1 contig_415, whole genome shotgun sequence genomic region, the following are encoded:
- the LOC119082323 gene encoding uncharacterized protein LOC119082323 isoform X2, whose product MEHPGVYCKKCNKTIKGRRYKCIECDDFDLCQSCELDYHSGHILIRFTHPITQTENVFLSHILNQKPISKPFVIQGLHDEEQCNGCKCSPVDGFLYKCCDCTFNACRRCERNNHKCVTGSNHLLFRFADPLSMNRVNHEFWIDILHIRRNKRNQVVPAKPPPIIQVIHEGIKCNACHCDLIGRRYKCIDCREYDLCSSCEPNNIHLGHLLVRVGDTQLRSKQKQIFDETVRLRMSTNQQSYARSAYCDSWNRKVACEICEESIRGYHYECLECEIDLCLSCQLKGWHSNHLMVRFTQHMNRNPVNQKFYEAVKELMACPQPPVFNKTITDPNDCLISEDEATRKFTASSQTPANHKLYDGISEAGKPNGSLKSYAQILHEATMEFTASSPMSAKKILYESTTSLNMSTGSPMSANQALDEAITDPKMSTGTQVFTDQIFSESSASNLCSWYEPITGPKMSTGSPVFTDKIFSESLTDLRTCSEVSLNQALNKAITEPKMSTDSPVFTDQISSNRSLWYEALMAHKMSTGPPVFTDKIFSESLTDLRTCSEVSLNQALNETITEPKMSTGSPVFTDQIFSGSSASRYEPITGPKMSTGSPVFTDKIFSESLTDLRICSEVSLNQALNKAITEPKMSTDSPVFTDQISSNQSFWYEALMAHKMSTGPPVFTDKLFSESLTDLRTCSEVSLNQALNEAITEPKMSTGSPVFTDQISSNQSFWYEALMAHKMSTGPPVSTDKIFSESLTDLRTCSEVSLNQSLNKAITKPQMSTCSPVFTDQISSHQSFWDEALMAHKMSTGPPVFTDKIFSESLTDLRTCSEVSLNQALNKAITEPQMSTGYPVFTDQISSNQSFWDEALMAHKMSTGPPVFTDKIFSESLTDLRTCYKESSKQALNEAITEPKMSTGSPVFTDKIFSESLTDLRTCSKWSSQRSSNQTLGKSITEHSMSTSLTKLANLTLAESTTDLTTDAPVPANHIISEETGSDKTRSPPTSPNQTLNEAETELKVSSCQQMSRTSSRTNLMGKKRGKAKSKKQFTSFVGVINNNDRIAQERTVPKCVLCQEKPCDIILLNCGHLCICTDCIDNYKKMSRQCPVCKFPIRSTHRAYF is encoded by the exons ATGGAACATCCGGGCGTTTACTGTAAAAAGTGCAACAAAACCATTAAGGGACGGCGATACAAGTGCATCGAATGTGATGATTTCGATCTGTGTCAATCATGCGAATTGGATTATCATTCAGGGCATATCCTAATACGCTTCACACACCCAATTACA CAAACTGAGAACGTATTCTTGAGCCATATTTTAAACCAAAAGCCAATAAGTAAACCGTTTGTAATTCAAG GGCTCCACGATGAAGAACAATGTAACGGCTGTAAGTGTAGTCCTGTTGACggttttctttataaatgcTGTGACTGTACATTTAACGCTTGTCGTCGATGTGAGAGGAATAACCATAAGTGCGTTACCGGTAGCAATCATTTGCTTTTTCGATTCGCCGATCCATTGAGCATGAAC AGAGTAAACCACGAGTTTTGGATAGACATTTTACATATTAGAAGGAATAAGCGAAATCAAGTCGTCCCTGCAA AACCGCCACCAATAATTCAGGTTATTCATGAAGGTATTAAATGTAATGCTTGTCACTGCGATCTGATTGGACGTCGTTACAAATGCATTGATTGCCGAGAGTATGATCTGTGCTCATCCTGTGAGCCTAATAACATTCACTTAGGACATTTACTCGTTCGTGTCGGCGATACGCAACTTAGG TCAAAGCAAAAACAGATTTTTGACGAAACTGTCCGATTAAGGATGTCGACTAATCAACAAAGTTAC gcGAGAAGTGCCTACTGCGATAGTTGGAATAGGAAAGTGgcttgtgaaatttgtgaagaATCAATACGAGGCTACCATTACGAATGCCTGGAATGTGAGATTGATTTGTGTTTGAGTTGTCAATTAAAAGGATGGCATTCGAATCACTTGATGGTCCGATTTACTCAGCATATGAACCGAAAT CCCGTGAACCAGAAATTTTATGAAGCTGTAAAAGAACTGATGGCTTGTCCTCAACCGCCAGtatttaacaaaacaataacCGACCCAAATGACTGTCTAATATCAGAGGACGAAGctacaagaaaatttacagCGAGCTCCCAAACGCCAGCGAATCACAAACTTTACGATGGAATATCGGAGGCCGGCAAGCCAAATGGATCACTAAAATCATACGCCCAGATACTCCACGAAGCTACAATGGAATTTACAGCTAGCTCTCCAATGTCAGCGAAAAAGATACTTTACGAATCAACCACAAGTCTTAACATGTCAACTGGTTCTCCAATGTCAGCGAACCAGGCACTTGACGAAGCAATAACGGATCCCAAAATGTCAACTGGCACTCAAGTGTTCACGGACCAAATCTTTTCCGAATCTTCAGCATCGAACCTATGTTCTTGGTACGAACCAATAACGGGACCCAAAATGTCAACTGGCTCTCCAGTGTTTACGGACAAAATCTTTTCCGAATCTTTAACTGATCTAAGGACTTGTTCGGAAGTGTCATTAAACCAGGCACTTAACAAAGCAATAACAGAACCCAAAATGTCAACTGACTCTCCAGTGTTTACCGACCAAATCTCATCGAACCGAAGTTTATGGTACGAAGCATTAATGGCACACAAAATGTCAACTGGCCCTCCAGTGTTTACGGACAAAATCTTTTCCGAATCTTTAACTGATCTAAGGACTTGTTCGGAAGTGTCATTGAACCAGGCACTTAACGAAACAATAACGGAACCCAAAATGTCAACTGGCTCTCCAGTGTTCACGGACCAAATCTTTTCCGGATCTTCAGCATCGAGGTACGAACCAATAACGGGACCCAAAATGTCAACTGGCTCTCCAGTGTTTAcggacaaaatattttccgaatcTTTAACAGATCTAAGGATTTGTTCGGAAGTGTCATTGAACCAGGCACTTAACAAAGCAATAACGGAACCCAAAATGTCAACTGACTCTCCAGTGTTTACGGACCAAATCTCATCGAACCAAAGTTTCTGGTACGAAGCATTAATGGCACACAAAATGTCAACTGGCCCTCCAGTGTTTACGGACAAACTCTTCTCCGAATCTTTAACTGATCTAAGGACTTGTTCGGAAGTGTCATTGAACCAGGCACTTAACGAAGCAATAACGGAACCCAAAATGTCAACTGGCTCTCCAGTGTTTACGGACCAAATCTCATCGAACCAAAGTTTCTGGTACGAAGCATTAATGGCACACAAAATGTCAACTGGCCCTCCAGTGTCTACGGACAAAATCTTCTCCGAATCTTTAACTGATCTAAGGACATGTTCGGAAGTGTCATTGAACCAGTCACTTAACAAAGCAATAACGAAACCCCAAATGTCAACTTGCTCTCCAGTGTTTACGGACCAAATCTCATCGCACCAAAGTTTCTGGGACGAAGCATTAATGGCACACAAAATGTCAACTGGCCCTCCAGTGTTTACGGACAAAATCTTCTCCGAATCTTTAACAGATCTAAGGACTTGTTCGGAAGTGTCATTGAACCAGGCACTTAACAAAGCAATAACGGAACCCCAAATGTCAACTGGCTATCCAGTGTTTACGGACCAAATCTCATCGAACCAAAGTTTCTGGGACGAAGCATTAATGGCACACAAAATGTCAACTGGCCCTCCAGTGTTTACGGACAAAATCTTTTCCGAATCTTTAACAGATCTAAGGACTTGTTATAAAGAGTCATCGAAACAGGCACTTAACGAAGCAATAACGGAACCCAAAATGTCAACTGGCTCTCCAGTGTTTACGGACAAAATCTTTTCCGAATCTTTAACAGATCTAAGGACTTGTTCTAAGTGGTCATCGCAAAGGTCATCGAACCAGACACTTGGAAAATCAATAACGGAGCACAGCATGTCAACTTCCCTTACAAAGTTAGCAAATCTCACACTTGCCGAATCTACAACAGATCTTACGACTGACGCTCCAGTGCCAGCGAACCACATCATTTCTGAAGAAACTGGATCCGACAAAACACGAAGCCCTCCAACCTCGCCGAACCAGACACTTAACGAAGCAGAAACGGAACTCAAGGTGTCAAGTTGTCAGCAAATGTCGCGAACATCGAGTCGAACGAATTTGATGGGTAAAAAAagag GTAAGGCCAAGAGTAAAAAACAATTCACATCCTTCGTTGGTGTCATCAACAACAATGATCGAATCGCCCAAGAAC GAACAGTTCCGAAATGCGTGTTATGCCAGGAGAAGCCCTGCGATATAATTTTGCTAAATTGTGGTCATCTTTGCATTTGCACCGACTGCATTGATAATTACAAGAAAATGTCACGCCAATGTCCTGTGTGTAAATTTCCGATAAGATCTACACATCGAGCTTATttttga
- the LOC119082323 gene encoding uncharacterized protein LOC119082323 isoform X1, with translation MEHPGVYCKKCNKTIKGRRYKCIECDDFDLCQSCELDYHSGHILIRFTHPITQTENVFLSHILNQKPISKPFVIQGLHDEEQCNGCKCSPVDGFLYKCCDCTFNACRRCERNNHKCVTGSNHLLFRFADPLSMNRVNHEFWIDILHIRRNKRNQVVPAKPPPIIQVIHEGIKCNACHCDLIGRRYKCIDCREYDLCSSCEPNNIHLGHLLVRVGDTQLRSKQKQIFDETVRLRMSTNQQSYRARSAYCDSWNRKVACEICEESIRGYHYECLECEIDLCLSCQLKGWHSNHLMVRFTQHMNRNPVNQKFYEAVKELMACPQPPVFNKTITDPNDCLISEDEATRKFTASSQTPANHKLYDGISEAGKPNGSLKSYAQILHEATMEFTASSPMSAKKILYESTTSLNMSTGSPMSANQALDEAITDPKMSTGTQVFTDQIFSESSASNLCSWYEPITGPKMSTGSPVFTDKIFSESLTDLRTCSEVSLNQALNKAITEPKMSTDSPVFTDQISSNRSLWYEALMAHKMSTGPPVFTDKIFSESLTDLRTCSEVSLNQALNETITEPKMSTGSPVFTDQIFSGSSASRYEPITGPKMSTGSPVFTDKIFSESLTDLRICSEVSLNQALNKAITEPKMSTDSPVFTDQISSNQSFWYEALMAHKMSTGPPVFTDKLFSESLTDLRTCSEVSLNQALNEAITEPKMSTGSPVFTDQISSNQSFWYEALMAHKMSTGPPVSTDKIFSESLTDLRTCSEVSLNQSLNKAITKPQMSTCSPVFTDQISSHQSFWDEALMAHKMSTGPPVFTDKIFSESLTDLRTCSEVSLNQALNKAITEPQMSTGYPVFTDQISSNQSFWDEALMAHKMSTGPPVFTDKIFSESLTDLRTCYKESSKQALNEAITEPKMSTGSPVFTDKIFSESLTDLRTCSKWSSQRSSNQTLGKSITEHSMSTSLTKLANLTLAESTTDLTTDAPVPANHIISEETGSDKTRSPPTSPNQTLNEAETELKVSSCQQMSRTSSRTNLMGKKRGKAKSKKQFTSFVGVINNNDRIAQERTVPKCVLCQEKPCDIILLNCGHLCICTDCIDNYKKMSRQCPVCKFPIRSTHRAYF, from the exons ATGGAACATCCGGGCGTTTACTGTAAAAAGTGCAACAAAACCATTAAGGGACGGCGATACAAGTGCATCGAATGTGATGATTTCGATCTGTGTCAATCATGCGAATTGGATTATCATTCAGGGCATATCCTAATACGCTTCACACACCCAATTACA CAAACTGAGAACGTATTCTTGAGCCATATTTTAAACCAAAAGCCAATAAGTAAACCGTTTGTAATTCAAG GGCTCCACGATGAAGAACAATGTAACGGCTGTAAGTGTAGTCCTGTTGACggttttctttataaatgcTGTGACTGTACATTTAACGCTTGTCGTCGATGTGAGAGGAATAACCATAAGTGCGTTACCGGTAGCAATCATTTGCTTTTTCGATTCGCCGATCCATTGAGCATGAAC AGAGTAAACCACGAGTTTTGGATAGACATTTTACATATTAGAAGGAATAAGCGAAATCAAGTCGTCCCTGCAA AACCGCCACCAATAATTCAGGTTATTCATGAAGGTATTAAATGTAATGCTTGTCACTGCGATCTGATTGGACGTCGTTACAAATGCATTGATTGCCGAGAGTATGATCTGTGCTCATCCTGTGAGCCTAATAACATTCACTTAGGACATTTACTCGTTCGTGTCGGCGATACGCAACTTAGG TCAAAGCAAAAACAGATTTTTGACGAAACTGTCCGATTAAGGATGTCGACTAATCAACAAAGTTACAGAG cGAGAAGTGCCTACTGCGATAGTTGGAATAGGAAAGTGgcttgtgaaatttgtgaagaATCAATACGAGGCTACCATTACGAATGCCTGGAATGTGAGATTGATTTGTGTTTGAGTTGTCAATTAAAAGGATGGCATTCGAATCACTTGATGGTCCGATTTACTCAGCATATGAACCGAAAT CCCGTGAACCAGAAATTTTATGAAGCTGTAAAAGAACTGATGGCTTGTCCTCAACCGCCAGtatttaacaaaacaataacCGACCCAAATGACTGTCTAATATCAGAGGACGAAGctacaagaaaatttacagCGAGCTCCCAAACGCCAGCGAATCACAAACTTTACGATGGAATATCGGAGGCCGGCAAGCCAAATGGATCACTAAAATCATACGCCCAGATACTCCACGAAGCTACAATGGAATTTACAGCTAGCTCTCCAATGTCAGCGAAAAAGATACTTTACGAATCAACCACAAGTCTTAACATGTCAACTGGTTCTCCAATGTCAGCGAACCAGGCACTTGACGAAGCAATAACGGATCCCAAAATGTCAACTGGCACTCAAGTGTTCACGGACCAAATCTTTTCCGAATCTTCAGCATCGAACCTATGTTCTTGGTACGAACCAATAACGGGACCCAAAATGTCAACTGGCTCTCCAGTGTTTACGGACAAAATCTTTTCCGAATCTTTAACTGATCTAAGGACTTGTTCGGAAGTGTCATTAAACCAGGCACTTAACAAAGCAATAACAGAACCCAAAATGTCAACTGACTCTCCAGTGTTTACCGACCAAATCTCATCGAACCGAAGTTTATGGTACGAAGCATTAATGGCACACAAAATGTCAACTGGCCCTCCAGTGTTTACGGACAAAATCTTTTCCGAATCTTTAACTGATCTAAGGACTTGTTCGGAAGTGTCATTGAACCAGGCACTTAACGAAACAATAACGGAACCCAAAATGTCAACTGGCTCTCCAGTGTTCACGGACCAAATCTTTTCCGGATCTTCAGCATCGAGGTACGAACCAATAACGGGACCCAAAATGTCAACTGGCTCTCCAGTGTTTAcggacaaaatattttccgaatcTTTAACAGATCTAAGGATTTGTTCGGAAGTGTCATTGAACCAGGCACTTAACAAAGCAATAACGGAACCCAAAATGTCAACTGACTCTCCAGTGTTTACGGACCAAATCTCATCGAACCAAAGTTTCTGGTACGAAGCATTAATGGCACACAAAATGTCAACTGGCCCTCCAGTGTTTACGGACAAACTCTTCTCCGAATCTTTAACTGATCTAAGGACTTGTTCGGAAGTGTCATTGAACCAGGCACTTAACGAAGCAATAACGGAACCCAAAATGTCAACTGGCTCTCCAGTGTTTACGGACCAAATCTCATCGAACCAAAGTTTCTGGTACGAAGCATTAATGGCACACAAAATGTCAACTGGCCCTCCAGTGTCTACGGACAAAATCTTCTCCGAATCTTTAACTGATCTAAGGACATGTTCGGAAGTGTCATTGAACCAGTCACTTAACAAAGCAATAACGAAACCCCAAATGTCAACTTGCTCTCCAGTGTTTACGGACCAAATCTCATCGCACCAAAGTTTCTGGGACGAAGCATTAATGGCACACAAAATGTCAACTGGCCCTCCAGTGTTTACGGACAAAATCTTCTCCGAATCTTTAACAGATCTAAGGACTTGTTCGGAAGTGTCATTGAACCAGGCACTTAACAAAGCAATAACGGAACCCCAAATGTCAACTGGCTATCCAGTGTTTACGGACCAAATCTCATCGAACCAAAGTTTCTGGGACGAAGCATTAATGGCACACAAAATGTCAACTGGCCCTCCAGTGTTTACGGACAAAATCTTTTCCGAATCTTTAACAGATCTAAGGACTTGTTATAAAGAGTCATCGAAACAGGCACTTAACGAAGCAATAACGGAACCCAAAATGTCAACTGGCTCTCCAGTGTTTACGGACAAAATCTTTTCCGAATCTTTAACAGATCTAAGGACTTGTTCTAAGTGGTCATCGCAAAGGTCATCGAACCAGACACTTGGAAAATCAATAACGGAGCACAGCATGTCAACTTCCCTTACAAAGTTAGCAAATCTCACACTTGCCGAATCTACAACAGATCTTACGACTGACGCTCCAGTGCCAGCGAACCACATCATTTCTGAAGAAACTGGATCCGACAAAACACGAAGCCCTCCAACCTCGCCGAACCAGACACTTAACGAAGCAGAAACGGAACTCAAGGTGTCAAGTTGTCAGCAAATGTCGCGAACATCGAGTCGAACGAATTTGATGGGTAAAAAAagag GTAAGGCCAAGAGTAAAAAACAATTCACATCCTTCGTTGGTGTCATCAACAACAATGATCGAATCGCCCAAGAAC GAACAGTTCCGAAATGCGTGTTATGCCAGGAGAAGCCCTGCGATATAATTTTGCTAAATTGTGGTCATCTTTGCATTTGCACCGACTGCATTGATAATTACAAGAAAATGTCACGCCAATGTCCTGTGTGTAAATTTCCGATAAGATCTACACATCGAGCTTATttttga
- the LOC119082325 gene encoding uncharacterized protein LOC119082325 — protein MKFWISNCVVGLVYLFVFCDASKHSVGHNYDYAIRLAYERTFIDDNNKIPKNYTIIYKYFGAKYKEIAFLEFDVNVESDGYVTSSGNHKFIDAQIYIKNALNVTATLRIYRFGLVELPQFNWLRKDYETKSMTFVYKKNTDSSKKKPFAQNAVGRRREGDSLLHFESRNITNSSRFPSRAFEYSGSDFITYVGFSFNSPTAMAMINTSFIGEQEFNAVAYDMNTEHFVANMSVYGITGRTLRPYQFEGVI, from the exons atgaaattttggatctCGAATTGTGTCGTTGGTTTGGtgtatttgtttgttttttgtgatgCGAGTAAACACAGTGTTGGACATAATTATGATTATG CAATTCGACTCGCCTATGAAAGGACCTTCATCGACGATAATAATAAGATTCCGAAAAATTACACCATAATCTACAAGTATTTCGGTGCTAAATACaaggaaattgcatttttagaGTTTGATGTAAAT GTGGAAAGTGATGGTTATGTGACTTCCTCCGGCaatcataaatttattgatgctcaaatttacataaaaaatgcGTTAAACGTCACTGCCACTTTACGAATTTATAGATTCGGACTCGTAGAATTGCCACAGTTCAATTGGCTTCGCAAAGATTATGAGACGAAGAGCATGACCTTCGTATACAAGAAAAATACCGACTCATCGAAAAAGAAGCCATTCGCCCAAAATGCTGTAGGACGACGTCGAGAAGGAGATTCGTTACTTCACTTTGAAAGTCGCAACATAACGAACAGTAGCCGCTTCCCGAGTCGAGCTTTTGAATATTCGGGATCTGATTTCATTACGTATGTTGGATTCTCCTTTAAT TCGCCCACGGCAATGGCTATGATTAACACATCCTTCATTGGCGAACAAGAATTCAACGCTGTTGCATATGATATGAACACCGAACATTTCGTAGCAAATATGTCAGTTTATGGTATCACTGGTCGAACTCTTAGACCATACCAATTTGAAGGTGTGATATAG
- the LOC119082326 gene encoding uncharacterized protein LOC119082326, with protein sequence MKFWILNCVIGLVYLFVFCDASKHKFGQHVEYGMYQSYQRTLINDINKAPKNYTIIYQYFGAKNKEVAYLEFDINVKSEGSVSSSYGKKIEAKIHINNALNVTANIYIYTMGLSVMPQFNFYREHYDTKSITFVHKKNADSSKKQLFAQNAIGRRRKGDSLLHFESRNITNSSRFPSRAFEYTGSDFITYVGFSFNSPTAMAMINTSYVGEQEFNAVAYDMNTEHFIANMSVYGIKERALQRPFQFEGVI encoded by the exons atgaaattttggatctTAAATTGTGTCATTGGTTTGGtgtatttgtttgttttttgtgatgCGAGTAAACACAAATTTGGCCAACATGTTGAATATG GAATGTATCAATCTTATCAAAGGACTCTGATAAACGATATTAATAAGGCTCCGAAAAATTATACGATAATTTACCAGTATTTCGGAGCTAAAAACAAAGAAGTTGCATACTTGGAGTTTGATATAAAT GTGAAAAGCGAAGGTTCCGTGTCCTCCTCCTATGGTAAAAAGATTGAAGCTAAAATTCACATAAACAATGCGTTAAACGTTACTGccaatatttacatttatacAATGGGACTATCAGTAATgccacaatttaatttttaccgCGAACATTACGACACCAAGAGCATAACCTTTGTACACAAGAAAAATGCTGATTCATCGAAAAAACAGTTATTCGCTCAAAATGCAATAGGACGACGTCGGAAAGGAGATTCGTTACTTCACTTTGAAAGTCGAAACATAACGAATAGTAGCCGCTTCCCGAGCCGAGCCTTTGAATATACGGGATCTGATTTCATTACGTACGTTGGATTCTCCTTTAAT tcGCCTACGGCAATGGCTATGATTAATACATCGTACGTTGGCGAACAAGAATTCAACGCAGTTGCATATGATATGAACACCGAACATTTCATAGCAAATATGTCGGTTTATGGTATCAAAGAGCGTGCACTCCAAAGACCATTCCAATTTGAAGGTGTAATATAG